GGTTGGAGAAGCACTATCTATGAATCATTAGCAAATAGCCAATTGCACTCTTGATAAGATATCCTTACCATGTCCCAGGTCGACAACATCAATCCTGTTGTCAACAGGTGATTTCATGCGTATTGTTGTTCATGGCTTCGAAGTACGGCAAGTGAGTTAACAATATGGGTTTGTTTTTGCTACGTATTAAgtaagtacctacctacctacctatataCGCTACAGCCAATCAGATACGAAAAGGTGAGTCAGCTACCGTGACAGTTGTCTTGATGTCGCTGTAACTGTAGCCTGACAATCAACGACATGTAAGCACAAGACAACATCATCCCCAGTCGCCTCTTTATGTATATAAAGGATCCAAAAGTAAAAACGTCCCATTCAACCTAGTGAAAAGTCTCCAGACACGCAAGACCCTTCAGTTCAACATGGCACAATCCACCTCAACCTTTGACAAAGTCCTCGCCGAGACACTCTGCGACATTCAAGTCCCCAAGCACATTAAGCTCTCTCCCAACGGCCAAAAGCTCGTCTACTCAACCAGTCTTGTCGGTAGTCATCGCAAGGGCAAGTACCACACTTCAACATTATGGCTAGCATCAACCAACGAACCCAACTCGTCTCGAAAGCTGACATCGGGGTCCTTCAACGATACAAGTCCAGCTTGGCATCCCAGTGGTGACAGTATCATATTTCTGTCTGATCGTTCCAACCCGGGCGAAAGCTCAACAATCTGGCGTATGCGATTGGACGGGGGTGATCCTATTTCTATTACCGCAGAGGACAATGAGCAGGATATTGATTCATTTTCTGTTTCGCCACAGGGAAAGACAATTGCCTATGTTTCATGtgacgaaaagaaaaaaggcgatgatgaagaagaggaacctGAAGTTTGGGGAGAAAAATGGCATCATGCTCGTCTACGGCTTGTCGATGTGGAAACCCATCATGTCAAGGTCATCGTGGGAGGTAACAAGCATATGGGTGAAATTGCTTGGAGCCCAGATGGCAAAGCCTTGGTCTTTATGAGTACCGAGAATCCTCATATAGAAGAGGCTATGTTGACTGGTACTTCTATATCGACTGTCGTCATCGAAACTGGCCAAGTTCAACATTTGTGCAAGCTTATGAATGAGCCGTACAGCCTAACATGGGCACCTGATGGTCACGTTTACTTCATCGCAGGCTCGCCACCCGATAAAGACTCCGGGGGGAGATCTGTATACAGTATCGATCCAGGCGCCTCTTCTCCTAATCTTGTCAAAGTGGGATGcggcgacgatgatgatgcagGAGATATTCGCATAGCGGGCGGTAAAATAATCCTAAATCGACAAGTCAGACTCGTCGATGTGATCAGCGAACTAGGCGGAGGAGATCTTTTTGCAGAGGGTAAGGAGATGTGGGTATGGGATGTGTCCATCAACCCAGAAACGGGCACTGCGACACTTGCAGCCAGTCTCTCTGACATCAATATCCCCTACGAAGTCTTCGTCATTCAACAAGGCAAGGACGATATGAAGCTCTCAAATCATGGAAACATGCTCAAAGGCCAGTCGATTGGATCTAGCACTGTTTTCACCTGCCAGTCATCCGACGGGCAAGTCGAACTAGATGGTCTATACCTTAGCCCAGCATCAAAGTCAAATTGCAATGGGGAGCCGAAAGAACCACTTCCAACATTTGTCTTGATCCATGGTGGTCCAAGGGATCGTAACTGCAATAGTTTCGACACATCCTGCTTCAACTGGGCTCCTTACCTTCTCACAAAAGGCTacggccttcttcttccacaaTACCGGGGATCTTCGGGAAGAGGCGAGGCATTCGCTTCGTACAGTATTGGTGGACAAGGCCTATATGACTATGCGGATGTGATAACCATAACGAACAAGGCAATCATGAAAGGTTTCGCAGATCCGGAAAAGCTCATGGTTGGAGGGTGGAGTCAGGGTGGTTTGTTGACATACTTGTGCAGTGTCCGAAACGGCCTTCACGATCTAGGCTGGCGCTTCAACGCAGCCATTGCTGGAGCAGGAGTGTGCGACATAGAAAGTCTCGCCCTCACAGCCGATCTTGGTTCCACATTTGAAGTCGAGCTCGTACAAGGTCATACTGTCTGGAATCTCGGTCACGATGACACACGGAACCGCCAAGGTAGCGCTATTTGGGAGGTTTCCGGCGCAGTTGAGCATTCCCTTCGGGAGGGAAAGATGGTTATACCGCCGATGCTTATTTTGCATGGCGAAAAAGATGAGAGATGTCCCTTTTCCCAGGCTGAAGGGTTTAGAAGGGCGTTGAGATATCATGGTTTGCCATGTGAGTTTGTCAAGTACCCAGGTGAGGAACACGGAATTGAGGCACAGAGATTTTGGTTGGATATGCTTGAGAGAGTTGAGAGGTTTTGTGATTTGTATATTGGAGGGGGACCAAAGACCCAAGTGGTGGTTCGATGAGGACAAGCTGGTGGTGTTGGGTGATGTGAGATAATTCTCTGACTGCAGGGTAGGAGAGTTGTGACAGAATTACAAATCATGGTGGCTCATCTAAGCCCAGACAGTCAAGTCAGTCCATATTAGCACGCACTTGATTATTTACCGAGTCAGTAAACCTGATGATTGGTTCATCAAGGTTTGAGACAGTCCATAATACATAAATGCCTCGGCACGGGCAATGCCAACTCCACAATGACGATACTAGTGGAATTATACAAGAAGAGAGGTCTTTAGGAAGAGGCCATGTTTTTCTACTTTCGGTTCATCCAAACAAACAGAAGCTCGCTTTTGTCTCGATTGACCTACGATATCTCTCAAAATGTCTCTTACAGTTCACCATCTCCAAGTCTCCCAATCAGAACGCATTCCCTGGTTGTGCGAAGAACTCAACATCCCTTATAATCTCAGACTCTACAAACGCTCCCCTCTCCTCGCACCACCAGAGTTCAAAGCTCTCCATCCCATGGGTGCTGCTCCCGTGATCCAAGATGGCCCTGTCACACTCGCAGAGAGTGCCGCGTGCATCGAGTACATCAGCAACAAGTACGCCAACGGCTCTCTTTTCCTGCGCCCAGACAACCCAGCCTACGCCGACTTTCTCTACTGGTGGCATTTCCCTGCCGGAACTCTCGGACCGGCTCTGGGACGCATCATGATGATTCGTTCAGCAAAGCTTGGAGATGATAACCCCGTTGTCCAGTTTGGAAAAGCAAAGTACAATCAGGCTTTGAGAATACTAGACGAAAGGGTCAAGGGAAATGAGTGGCTTGCCGGAAATGAGTTTACTGTCGCTGACATCATGGTCGTGTTCCCCTTGACAACAATGAGGTACTTTTCACCCTACAGCTTGGAGGAGTATCCCAACATTGTCAAGTACCTTGAGCGTATCGCAGGCAGGGAAGCGTATCAAAGAACGATGGAAAAGATCGATCCCGGCATGGAATTGGCTATTGGTGCGAACCCACCAAAGAGCCCTTTCAAGTTGTAGGTGCTTGTGGGTGTATCTTCAATCAGCACATTCACTATCTGAGGCAAAATCATACAACACAATTCAAGTACACTATTTTGAGCCTTCCTACTGTCTTTGAATTTGATAAATTGATAGGACTCACCCTCATCCAACTGCCAATTGCTGCAGCTAGTCACCAAGTACCAAGCATCACGAATCGAAAACATTAATCTTGACACACTTGACCTGCGTCCAATCATTAAGGGCGTCAGTACCATTCTCCCTGCCAAACCCACTCTGCTTGATACCCCCAAACGGACTGTTTGCGCTGATACTGCCCCAGGTATTGACAAAGACCATGCCCGCCTCAATCTGGTCAGACACCCTCACGGCTCTGCTGATATCATTGGTGAACACAGCAGCAGCCAAGCCGTACTCATTATCGTTGGCGAGAGCGACGACTTCTTCTTCCGTTTTGAACTTGGCAAAGCTGGCAACTGGTCCAAAAACCTCTTCCCGCATGATGGTTGCTGTGGGTGAGACGTTGATGAAGGCCGTGTTTGGGACAAAGTTACCCATGCTATCCGAGTCGGTTGATCCGTGCAAGAATTCTACTCCCTCGCTCTTGGCTTTGGTGATGTATTCCATGATCCTCTCCTTTTGAGTAGCGCTGATAACAGGTCCCTTGACCGTCTCGTCGAGAAGAGGATCACCCATTACAGCCTCCCTCGTCTTGGCTGCAAACTCGGAAACAAACCGATCGTACATGTCTTCTTGAACATAAATTCGACTTCCGGCCGCACAGATCTGACCATTGTGGAGGGTGATTCCTGCCGTCGCAAATGCAAGAGCGTTCTCAAAATTCGCATCGTTAAACACGATGCTTGGACCTTTACCACCTAGTTCAAGCGTGACTCTCTTTAGGTTTGACTTTGCGGCGCTGACAAGGATTGTACGTCCGACGGCTACACTTCCTGTGAAGGAGAGCTTGCGCACTTGATGATGATCGGCGAGAGCTTGGCCTGCGACAGGGCCCAGACCGGCGATGATGTTAACTACACCTGGTGGGAAACCTGCTTCGAGGACGAGTTGGGCTAGCTTTTGACCGTAGAGAGGAGCTAGTTCAGGAGTCTTGATAATAAGAGTATTTCCAGCTGCGAGGGCCGGACCTAGCTTCCAGGCTGTGATCATACTGTCGATGTTAGCATGGTTCGAGAGATGACAAAGCGGAGTTGGGATTACAGGGGAGTATTCCATGGTACCACAGCAGCACAAACGCCGATAGGCTCTCTCTTGGTGTATGCTAATCCTTGGCCAAAATCTAGGGACTGTCCATCGATCTTGTCTGCCCATCCCGCAAAATATCGAATCGTCTCGACAGCCTGGACAATGCAAAAACCGAGGGACATGTTAAACAACAAGCCCGCATCAACGGCTTCGATGGAGGCAAGTTCTTGGGCATCTCGTTCAATTAAATCAGCTAGTTTGTTGAGTAATTTACGTCGCTCGGCAAGCTGGGTAGTCTTCCATGTCTTGAGGGCTTCCTTAGAGGAAGAGACGGCGGCGTCGACGTCAGAGGGCTGGGCTGCCGAGACTTGACCAAGGGGCGTGTTGGTGGTTGGGTTCTCGGTTGTGAGGGTCTCGGAAGTAGTGGAAGGTATGAATTTGTTGTTTATGAAAAGCCCTGTTGGGACTATCAAATTGTTAATCTTTGCGTCCATGTTTGTAGTGTGAGGGATTAGACGTACTTTGGATTTTGCAGCCTCCAGCGCCAGTGATGGTGATTTCTGCCATATTATAGTAGTAACAGATAGATAGAGGAGGTAGGCAGTTATTGGATTAATCCAAAAGATGTGCGAACAACGTATGATTTATACTCAACAGATTGTTTTCGACACGCATAACTTGGCTCCGGAGCCG
This Fusarium poae strain DAOMC 252244 chromosome 3, whole genome shotgun sequence DNA region includes the following protein-coding sequences:
- a CDS encoding hypothetical protein (MEROPS:MER0140224), producing MAQSTSTFDKVLAETLCDIQVPKHIKLSPNGQKLVYSTSLVGSHRKGKYHTSTLWLASTNEPNSSRKLTSGSFNDTSPAWHPSGDSIIFLSDRSNPGESSTIWRMRLDGGDPISITAEDNEQDIDSFSVSPQGKTIAYVSCDEKKKGDDEEEEPEVWGEKWHHARLRLVDVETHHVKVIVGGNKHMGEIAWSPDGKALVFMSTENPHIEEAMLTGTSISTVVIETGQVQHLCKLMNEPYSLTWAPDGHVYFIAGSPPDKDSGGRSVYSIDPGASSPNLVKVGCGDDDDAGDIRIAGGKIILNRQVRLVDVISELGGGDLFAEGKEMWVWDVSINPETGTATLAASLSDINIPYEVFVIQQGKDDMKLSNHGNMLKGQSIGSSTVFTCQSSDGQVELDGLYLSPASKSNCNGEPKEPLPTFVLIHGGPRDRNCNSFDTSCFNWAPYLLTKGYGLLLPQYRGSSGRGEAFASYSIGGQGLYDYADVITITNKAIMKGFADPEKLMVGGWSQGGLLTYLCSVRNGLHDLGWRFNAAIAGAGVCDIESLALTADLGSTFEVELVQGHTVWNLGHDDTRNRQGSAIWEVSGAVEHSLREGKMVIPPMLILHGEKDERCPFSQAEGFRRALRYHGLPFHHLQVSQSERIPWLCEELNIPYNLRLYKRSPLLAPPEFKALHPMGAAPVIQDGPVTLAESAACIEYISNKYANGSLFLRPDNPAYADFLYWWHFPAGTLGPALGRIMMIRSAKLGDDNPVVQFGKAKYNQALRILDERVKGNEWLAGNEFTVADIMVVFPLTTMRYFSPYSLEEYPNIVKYLERIAGREAYQRTMEKIDPGMELAIGANPPKSPFKL